The Mytilus galloprovincialis chromosome 3, xbMytGall1.hap1.1, whole genome shotgun sequence genomic interval CACACAGAAGAAAAGGTATACTTaacaacaaaattgttttcatttacctgtatataATATGACGtaagtttttatcttttttcaaagtttatgtttttctaaaacaaaaataacatttcaCAGCAGTTTTATACTTTTACcttagtttaaacctatttatttattttcaaccttAATTATTTATCTTTCATTTTATAGGAACTATGTATTTGCATTGTATCACAGATCAAAATTATTCGTTCATTAAGTGTTAATTTGTGTtactacgttttttgattgagttaagccttccaattgatattttataatgtgtCTTTCTACGTTGTGACATTAAactactgtttcagaaaagggagaaggtttggtaccattaaaaatTTAATCCCGCTACAATTGTTTgctcctgtcctaagtcaggaatctgatgtgcagtgtttgtcgtctgtttatgtggttctaaagcgtttctcgttttatatattttgaccgttggttttcccgtttaaatgatTTAACCATTGTAATttgtggggccttttatagcttgctgtgtctaaatgcctttttgtgtttctttggtacatatgATGTGGCTCTGTGCTTATACATCCTGTGACTGTGTGATTGTGccaatgtttgttttatagtgattaagataataacacaatggtgactgctgtacccccccttttttttaacgtttttacatttttacctattatatcggtttcaatataatggaattttatgcgactgtcatacaagtgagattagttataaaaccaggttcaatccaccattaaACATGTCTACCaaataacagttgttgtccatttgtttgatgttttttaacatttgattttgctatttaattaggactttctgttttgaattttcctcggagttcagtatttttgtgattatacttttatttatataatggtAACATGGTTTTATAGATTACTTTACATAAATAGAGAAATGAATTCAGAAATATTTTatggtttctttaaaaataaacaatgcaaAATGATGACACTGTTAACATTCAAGTACTTACTCTTGTGAAAAGAAATATAGTTTTGATATATAAAAGTATAACATAAGACTGCGCATTAATAACAAGGTCTGTACTGTTACAAAGTGCTTGATATTGTTAAGAACAATTCACATTTTACTCAACGAAACAATATCAAGCACTTTAAAACAATACCGATCTTGTTATTGTTGCGTAGTCTTTTGTTATAATATTATGTATAAAACGAAGTTTATCTTTATCCTTCGCCACTCATTTATCATAACCAAATTTTCAAGTCTTTTTCTTTTGAGTCAATTGTGCATTGTTCTGAACAATAAACTGTTAGATTCTTGGGAACATACATCACACAATAAAGAAGTATTTGTTCATTTCAAAAATTAACTGCCACTGTAATGCTGAATTTGTATCGCATTCTGTCAATAGAAGACTAAACTGATGTGTTGGTTTTATCCCAGTTAATGAAGTTACGCCGCTCTCTGaacaatggttttttttaaatataaaaatccaACTTCTGTTTTCCTTGAAAGACCTTTAGTAGTGATGGAAATTGTAAGATTAACATATTAAGCAATTTTAAGAAATAGAATTTTACCTATGTTCTAGTCTCATTAATCGATTATAAAGACAAATCAAGTTTACAAAGAAAAACTGAAGGAAACGTTTGGTCTTGAAAAGGAACCAGATCGGTTGCGTCGACAGGGTACACAGCTCATGCAATGGCTGTTTTACTCGCCAAACGAATACATTCTCCGTCAAAATGTCTCAAACGGTATAAATTATCCCAGTGAATAAAGATCTAAGACAGATACAATATGTCGCTAGTGAGTAAACACAAAGAatcaaagaatttgaaaaaagtaaagtcacaaaaaactgaaatccgaggaaaattcaaaaagaaaaatccctaatcaaatggcaatatcaaaagctcaatcacatcaaacgaatgaataacaactgtcatattcctgacatggtacatgaattttctcatgtagaaaatggtggattaaacctggttatatagctagcttaacctcttacttgtatgacagttgcattaaattccatgatattgacaacgatgtttgaatgaaacaaacagacataataggtaaaaatgtcaaagtcaacattgtgttataatcttaatcactataaaaacaaacaaatatgtaacaaagaagcacaaaaaagcacaaaacaaagcacattagcaaaagttaaagacaagaacacaaaaatttaccatagcataATAACCGAtgacgggatatataagtacaaagccacgtcatatgtatcaaagaaactaaaaaaggcataaagacaaagcacattagcaaaatgaaagaaaaaagtacaaattgttgagtaacacaatgacgggatgtataagtacaaagaaacacaaaaaggcatatagacaaagcacaaaaaaaggaagacaagaatacaaaacttatagaacaataacataatgacgggatgtatcAAACAGACTAAACACTAAAAGTAATATTGATAAAGGAGAAACAAGAGAATGCGTATGCGTTGTAGTGTTCGTATTTATTGAGATATACGACATACGACAGGCTTATGTATGTTAATGCATAGAAATGTAATTTTAAAGATTGGAATGATGCAATTAACAACTTTGTCATTTGTATTTTAGTCGTCAATAAGTGTCTCTATCTAGAAACAGATTAATGTTGACGTGTGAAGATGATTTAATATTTACTTCAAAAAGTGTATATCAATTCAACAGTCCTCAATATGAAGTCCCCAACGCATCCACaatcttatgttaaaatttcaataaaatgtgTTATGAAACTAAATCAATTCATATTTTACTTGCAATTTGACTCTGACAGCCTACTATAAGTTATATTTCAAAAAGCAAATTAACGTTATCAATATACAAAAAGCTACATGTTTCAGttttgtatttacaatgaatattattaatttacaaaaaaaacccagattttTGATGTATTTACCAGCATTTCAATGAAGAAATAAACTTCTTGGTTTCTTGTCTGAATGTTCTATCGAAAAACCCATAAACAAATGGATTAACGATATTATTAATAACGTTCATCTCTCTTATCAATGAAAAAATTGTCAACTCAGCATTTGTTCGGTTTACCCAAAAATTGTTATCACCAATCCCTACGAAAAGCAAGAGAAATTGTGGAAGGTATGACAACATAAAAGCTGTAGCGATAACCATAAACATGTAAGAGTATCGGTGGGAGGACAACATTCGCTTCCTTTCCATTTTTTCTCTTTGTTTTGGTGTTAATTCCtcatttctgttaaatttatCATCCACCTTTTCAGTGTTCATATCGGTAGAAGATTCGTCATTTGCAGTCAAAGACGGTGTTAGTTCTTCTGATTGTTCTGATACATGGCTTGGAATTGCTGTAATAGTCTTCCTGCTTATAGCTTGTCTATGTCGCGTTAGTTCTACTTGCTGTTGTCGTTTTCTTTCCAGTTTTAGCTGTCTATAGATTGTTAAACCAATAAGAGTATTGAATATAATCATTCCGAACATTATAATTAAGGCAAGAACTGTGATACAGACAACAAATATGATAAAAGCAGCCCCTATGTTTCCTTCAAGTTTTGCATCACACATATATCCAGTTATATTTAGCGCTTTGTTAACCACTGGTATCTCCTGATTCCAGATGTTAAGAGGCATTGAAAGAGAAAACGATGAAATTAACGTCACTGCTAAAGCAAATCTTTTCCATTTGATTGTCATTTGCTTTCCAAATGGTCGACATACTTTCAAATATCTTTGAAGGGATATGGTTAGAAGAAGGAACATTGATGAAAATGAAGTAACATTGACCGGAAACCAAAGCACTTTACACAGAATGCTGCCTCTGAAATTAACTGGCAGTAGATTCATGGCTAGTTCGAATGATGATCTTGTTGTACAAGCCAGAAGAT includes:
- the LOC143068538 gene encoding cholecystokinin receptor-like, coding for MNKTDEEKLWEWNNEIAQIYIVNDIFLVIYIILGLFGNATVVAVYSFKMKSKRDDRYFIPYLAVVDLLACTTRSSFELAMNLLPVNFRGSILCKVLWFPVNVTSFSSMFLLLTISLQRYLKVCRPFGKQMTIKWKRFALAVTLISSFSLSMPLNIWNQEIPVVNKALNITGYMCDAKLEGNIGAAFIIFVVCITVLALIIMFGMIIFNTLIGLTIYRQLKLERKRQQQVELTRHRQAISRKTITAIPSHVSEQSEELTPSLTANDESSTDMNTEKVDDKFNRNEELTPKQREKMERKRMLSSHRYSYMFMVIATAFMLSYLPQFLLLFVGIGDNNFWVNRTNAELTIFSLIREMNVINNIVNPFVYGFFDRTFRQETKKFISSLKCW